The proteins below come from a single Deinococcus humi genomic window:
- a CDS encoding ATP-binding protein, which yields MFLRRNICVSGGPWRRGGALRQTATLIGVSAAQDGAFVCFSASDNGIGLSITRKIAQRHGGEVWLESIPGEGTTFLVTLHGRLRQGEPATTASGPACRVKSLLSLALHLPGHAAKPIAMAAEI from the coding sequence ATGTTTTTGCGCCGGAACATATGCGTTTCCGGCGGACCCTGGCGGCGCGGTGGCGCACTGCGCCAAACCGCCACACTCATCGGCGTGAGCGCCGCTCAGGACGGGGCATTCGTCTGCTTCTCAGCATCGGACAACGGCATCGGTCTGTCGATCACCCGTAAGATTGCCCAGCGGCACGGCGGAGAGGTCTGGCTGGAGAGCATCCCTGGCGAGGGAACCACCTTCCTCGTGACCCTCCATGGCCGACTGAGGCAAGGTGAGCCTGCCACCACAGCGTCAGGCCCAGCTTGCCGGGTGAAGTCGCTGCTCTCGCTTGCCCTACACCTTCCCGGACACGCAGCAAAACCAATTGCTATGGCAGCTGAGATCTGA
- a CDS encoding dienelactone hydrolase family protein yields the protein MTAASLADGAVFPALHIQHLCYPVQALDGTTLQIGGRLQIPAGAAEPAPAVVIAHGSNGIDSRGQAHALDLNRAGIATLEIDMWGARGLAGGSDGRPRAAQENLPDVFGAFAVLAAHSRVDPRRIGLLGFSWGGVVTLLSATRHARDLYLPTGQQFAAHAAFYPACWIYNTVPGYELRDLTGAGVLVLVGAQDRYDDPGEAGHELIANLAPADRAHLRTIVYPGAEHGFNMFEAPYTYHDPFLHRGRGGEGLSAPHPAAREAARLELVRFFEQAFAE from the coding sequence GTGACCGCAGCCTCTCTGGCAGATGGCGCGGTCTTTCCGGCGCTTCACATTCAGCACCTGTGTTATCCGGTTCAGGCGCTGGACGGAACGACGCTGCAGATCGGCGGGCGGCTGCAGATCCCGGCCGGTGCCGCCGAACCAGCGCCAGCTGTGGTGATCGCGCACGGCTCCAACGGCATCGATTCGCGGGGGCAGGCCCACGCGCTCGACCTGAACCGCGCGGGCATCGCTACGCTGGAGATCGACATGTGGGGCGCGCGCGGTCTGGCGGGCGGTTCCGATGGCCGTCCGAGGGCGGCGCAGGAAAATCTGCCCGATGTCTTCGGGGCCTTCGCCGTGCTGGCCGCACACTCACGGGTGGATCCCCGCCGCATCGGGCTGTTGGGTTTCTCGTGGGGCGGTGTCGTCACGCTGCTCAGCGCCACCCGGCACGCCCGGGATCTGTATTTGCCTACGGGGCAGCAATTCGCGGCGCACGCGGCCTTCTATCCGGCGTGCTGGATTTACAACACCGTCCCTGGTTACGAGCTGCGTGACCTGACCGGGGCTGGGGTGCTGGTGCTGGTGGGCGCGCAGGACCGTTACGATGACCCTGGCGAGGCGGGGCACGAGCTGATCGCCAACCTGGCACCGGCAGACCGAGCTCACCTGCGCACCATCGTCTACCCTGGCGCGGAACATGGTTTCAATATGTTTGAGGCTCCGTATACTTACCATGACCCGTTTCTGCACCGGGGGCGAGGTGGCGAGGGACTTTCGGCGCCCCATCCCGCGGCCAGGGAGGCCGCCCGTCTGGAACTGGTCCGGTTTTTTGAACAGGCGTTCGCAGAGTGA
- a CDS encoding RidA family protein → MGAEARLAELGVILPPAARLPAGVMLPFTTVRVVGERAIVSGHGPQAQDGTLAGPLGKVGREVSPVEAHHAARLVALSMLGSLRRELGDLDRITAWVRVHGMVNAAPGFTELPQVINGFSATILDVFGPVIGQHARSAVGLAELPWNIPVEVEAEVLIRV, encoded by the coding sequence GTGGGCGCTGAGGCCCGACTGGCGGAACTCGGCGTGATCCTGCCGCCAGCAGCCCGGCTGCCCGCCGGAGTGATGTTGCCATTCACGACAGTCCGGGTGGTTGGGGAGCGGGCCATCGTTTCCGGTCATGGCCCGCAGGCCCAGGACGGCACGCTGGCCGGGCCGCTGGGCAAGGTAGGCCGCGAGGTCTCGCCAGTGGAGGCCCACCACGCCGCACGGCTGGTGGCCCTGTCGATGCTGGGCAGCCTGCGCCGCGAACTGGGCGATCTGGACCGGATCACCGCCTGGGTACGGGTTCACGGCATGGTCAATGCCGCGCCCGGCTTCACGGAACTGCCGCAGGTCATCAACGGCTTCTCCGCCACCATCTTGGACGTTTTCGGACCAGTCATCGGCCAGCACGCCCGTTCAGCCGTGGGTCTGGCCGAACTGCCCTGGAATATTCCAGTGGAGGTGGAGGCCGAAGTGCTGATCCGGGTCTGA
- a CDS encoding DUF1175 family protein, translated as MTRRRFASRLALLVCLALGGGVAQRATQPPIPSAADRDRDGYPDAAELVGQDRANFADWFASIAESQYYGMNADWQPEDRDCGGLLRYAFVNALMPHDAAWFAKFRFLPRPRLGPVQAFSYPLPVISRSVFRVAGGTYRAGDIEAGKLVGRTTVQYLSTHSMVRVSRNMARAKRGDLLIFIRPGLRSYHSMVYLGDGKVVYHTGASPQEGGEVRLLTVQSLLRYAERAFHPADSNPNFLGVYRWKIVD; from the coding sequence ATGACGCGGCGCCGCTTCGCTTCCCGGCTGGCTCTGCTGGTCTGTCTCGCGTTGGGCGGCGGTGTGGCCCAGCGCGCCACCCAACCCCCCATCCCCAGTGCCGCAGACCGGGACCGCGACGGCTATCCAGACGCCGCCGAGCTGGTGGGACAGGACCGCGCGAATTTCGCCGACTGGTTCGCCAGTATCGCCGAGAGCCAGTATTACGGCATGAATGCCGACTGGCAGCCCGAGGACCGTGACTGCGGCGGCCTGCTGCGCTACGCCTTTGTCAACGCCCTGATGCCGCACGACGCAGCGTGGTTTGCCAAGTTCAGATTTCTCCCGCGCCCCCGTCTGGGGCCGGTGCAGGCGTTCAGCTATCCGCTGCCCGTCATCAGCCGCTCGGTGTTTCGGGTGGCGGGCGGAACTTACCGGGCGGGCGACATTGAGGCGGGCAAACTGGTGGGGCGAACCACGGTGCAGTACCTCTCGACCCATTCGATGGTGCGGGTGTCGCGCAACATGGCGCGGGCCAAACGCGGTGATCTGCTGATCTTCATCCGGCCCGGCCTACGCTCGTACCACAGCATGGTCTATCTGGGGGACGGCAAGGTGGTGTACCACACCGGGGCCAGCCCGCAGGAAGGCGGCGAGGTGCGGCTGCTGACCGTGCAGAGCCTGCTGCGCTACGCAGAACGCGCCTTCCACCCGGCGGACAGTAATCCCAACTTTCTGGGCGTCTATCGCTGGAAGATCGTGGACTGA
- a CDS encoding anhydro-N-acetylmuramic acid kinase has translation MTRAPRLLGLMNGTSVDGIDAVLIELSGWPAVGGGGLAPELTGLAPRATVLEHRYTPFADDLRAALLAATRDEARTSEITQLNFWLGEVLAEAAAELSADADLIASHGQTVHHIPAPDGTRGWHTRSTLQIGEASVIVERTGKPVVSDFRAPDMVAGGQGAPLVPFADRLMYAEAGVRRAIHNLGGISNLTYLPGLSEAGVIAFDTGPANALIDEAAELFGGRFDEGGRMGASGHVAETLVHTWRRDEYLAAPPPKSTGRERWNLQRLPGVFELNAADIAATVTAFSAQSVADAYQRFIVPHGLDEVVVAGGGAYNPTFMAQLRTALAPIPVLTFEERGWNSSAREAAAFAILGYYAFQGWRNTLPHTTGARHSVIAGKLSRPAGSGD, from the coding sequence ATGACCCGCGCCCCGCGCTTGCTGGGCTTGATGAACGGCACCAGCGTGGACGGCATCGACGCCGTCTTGATTGAGCTTTCGGGCTGGCCGGCTGTGGGTGGGGGAGGCCTCGCGCCCGAACTGACTGGCCTTGCCCCACGCGCCACCGTGCTGGAGCACCGTTACACCCCCTTTGCCGATGACCTGCGTGCCGCGTTGCTGGCCGCCACCCGCGATGAGGCCAGGACCAGCGAAATCACCCAGCTGAACTTCTGGCTGGGCGAGGTGCTGGCTGAGGCCGCTGCCGAACTCTCGGCCGACGCTGACCTGATCGCCAGCCACGGGCAGACCGTCCATCATATCCCCGCGCCCGACGGCACGCGCGGCTGGCACACCCGCTCTACCCTTCAGATCGGCGAGGCGTCGGTGATCGTGGAGCGCACTGGAAAACCGGTGGTTTCCGATTTCCGTGCCCCCGACATGGTGGCTGGGGGGCAGGGGGCCCCACTGGTGCCCTTTGCAGACCGGTTGATGTATGCCGAGGCCGGGGTACGCCGTGCCATCCACAACCTGGGGGGCATCAGCAACCTGACCTATCTGCCGGGCCTGAGTGAAGCGGGCGTGATCGCCTTCGACACCGGCCCCGCCAACGCCCTCATTGACGAGGCCGCCGAGCTGTTCGGGGGCCGCTTCGACGAGGGTGGACGAATGGGGGCCAGCGGTCACGTGGCTGAGACCCTTGTGCACACCTGGCGCAGGGACGAGTACCTGGCCGCCCCGCCCCCCAAATCCACCGGGCGTGAGCGCTGGAACCTGCAACGGTTGCCCGGCGTGTTTGAATTAAACGCAGCCGATATCGCCGCCACGGTAACCGCCTTCAGCGCGCAATCTGTGGCGGACGCTTACCAGCGTTTCATCGTGCCGCATGGTCTGGACGAGGTCGTGGTGGCGGGTGGCGGCGCGTACAATCCTACCTTCATGGCCCAGCTCCGAACAGCCCTTGCCCCCATTCCCGTGCTGACTTTCGAGGAACGCGGCTGGAACTCCAGCGCGCGGGAGGCCGCGGCCTTCGCCATTCTGGGCTATTACGCGTTTCAGGGCTGGCGCAATACGCTGCCGCATACGACGGGGGCGCGGCATTCGGTGATTGCCGGAAAGCTGTCGCGTCCGGCGGGGAGCGGGGATTGA
- a CDS encoding class I SAM-dependent methyltransferase gives MLHFADARKLARKACRWAAYGLAGLVLTQFALRLWIRNRPRPIPYGWGWLLENPWRRRYRDPQQLAEACGLLPDDQVLEGGCGSGLFTEALAERCAYLTALDIDARYLAQTAARTATLSNLSLLRADLAALPCEAESLDAVVLISVLTETPAPVAALRECLRVLRAGGRIIVGEEFFAPEYVGPRNMDGWAQAAGLRRVGAQGNGWAYLHTYVAR, from the coding sequence ATGCTGCACTTTGCTGACGCTCGGAAGCTGGCCCGCAAAGCATGCCGCTGGGCCGCATACGGTCTGGCCGGTCTCGTCCTGACCCAGTTCGCATTGCGCCTGTGGATCAGAAACCGGCCGCGCCCCATTCCATACGGCTGGGGGTGGCTGCTGGAAAACCCATGGCGGCGGCGCTACCGCGATCCCCAGCAACTGGCCGAGGCCTGTGGCCTGCTCCCGGATGATCAGGTGCTGGAAGGGGGTTGTGGCTCTGGTCTGTTCACCGAAGCGCTTGCCGAACGCTGCGCCTATCTGACCGCGCTGGATATTGACGCCCGTTACCTGGCCCAGACAGCGGCCAGAACGGCGACTCTCAGTAATCTAAGCCTGCTGCGCGCCGATCTGGCGGCCCTTCCCTGTGAGGCTGAGAGCCTGGACGCCGTGGTGCTGATCTCGGTGTTGACTGAAACCCCGGCGCCTGTGGCAGCCCTGCGCGAATGCCTGCGGGTGCTCCGGGCTGGAGGACGGATCATCGTCGGTGAGGAGTTTTTCGCGCCGGAGTACGTGGGCCCCCGGAACATGGACGGCTGGGCACAGGCCGCAGGGCTCAGACGCGTCGGCGCGCAGGGGAATGGCTGGGCATACTTGCACACTTACGTGGCACGCTGA
- a CDS encoding ABC transporter permease has protein sequence MTAVPATTVVKGPERQTPLALALRRFRRNRVGVWSAWILAALYLIALLAGFLAPYSITAQHADFPFQRPQAVHIVHDGQLMRPFVYGVKKTRDPVTFRSTFAPDTSTPKPILFFVRGDNPLESRYNLLGVFQSQWHLFGVKDGFYFPLGTDKFGRDLFSRMLVGSQVSLTVGLIGILISFTIGIVLGGVSGYFGGWVDNLIQRVIEVLLSFPRLPILLALSTIIPASWPSTWVYLGIIAVLALIGWAGLARVVRGQVISARNVDYVQAARAIGGSDLRVILRHIMPNLSSFLIVTATLALPGYILGESALSFLGLGIKEPMTSWGLLLKDAQNFETLNLYPWLLLPGLMIVLSVLAFNFMGDALRDAADTQSR, from the coding sequence ATGACGGCCGTTCCTGCCACCACTGTGGTGAAGGGGCCGGAGCGGCAGACCCCGCTGGCGCTGGCGCTGCGGCGCTTCCGGCGCAACCGGGTGGGTGTGTGGAGCGCGTGGATTCTGGCCGCGCTGTACCTGATTGCGCTTCTGGCCGGGTTCCTGGCGCCGTACTCGATCACCGCTCAGCACGCCGACTTTCCCTTTCAGCGTCCGCAGGCCGTCCACATCGTTCATGACGGCCAGTTGATGAGGCCCTTCGTCTACGGCGTCAAGAAGACCCGTGATCCGGTGACCTTCCGCTCCACCTTCGCGCCGGACACCTCGACTCCCAAGCCGATCCTCTTTTTCGTGCGCGGCGACAACCCGCTGGAATCCCGCTACAACCTCCTGGGCGTCTTTCAGAGTCAGTGGCATCTGTTCGGTGTGAAGGACGGCTTTTATTTTCCACTTGGAACCGACAAGTTTGGGCGGGACCTGTTCTCACGGATGCTCGTTGGTTCGCAGGTCAGCCTGACGGTGGGCCTGATCGGTATTCTGATCAGCTTTACCATCGGTATCGTGCTGGGCGGGGTCAGTGGGTATTTCGGCGGTTGGGTCGATAACCTGATCCAGCGGGTGATCGAGGTGCTGCTGTCGTTCCCACGTCTGCCGATTCTGCTGGCGCTGTCCACCATCATTCCCGCAAGCTGGCCGAGTACCTGGGTGTACCTGGGCATCATCGCCGTGCTGGCTCTGATCGGCTGGGCAGGGCTGGCGCGAGTGGTGCGAGGACAGGTCATCAGTGCGCGCAATGTGGATTACGTGCAGGCGGCGCGGGCCATTGGCGGCAGTGACCTGCGGGTGATCCTGCGCCACATCATGCCCAACCTGAGTTCGTTCCTGATCGTGACCGCCACGCTGGCGCTGCCCGGCTACATCCTGGGCGAGAGCGCGCTGAGTTTCCTGGGCCTAGGCATCAAGGAACCGATGACCAGCTGGGGCCTGCTGCTCAAAGACGCGCAGAACTTCGAGACCCTCAACCTGTACCCCTGGCTGCTGCTGCCCGGCCTGATGATCGTGCTGTCGGTGCTGGCGTTTAATTTCATGGGAGACGCGCTGCGTGACGCGGCGGATACCCAGAGCCGCTGA
- a CDS encoding ABC transporter permease has protein sequence MLSYALRRILGMIPTLLLISVVCFIVIQLQPGSFLDQYLEDPRVTKETVATITRQLGLDQPLWVQYLTWIKGIVTEGNFGYSFANGRPVAELIWERLGWTVFLAVLTLMVSWLIAIPLGIYTALNRYGIGATITNFLGYISLAVPDFLVALLLIALVLSAGGTNVGGLFSPQYIGEPWSWAKVLDLLNHLWIPMIAIGLEGVAGLMRQMRASMLDVINQDYVRTARAKGLAGRAVLWRHAVRNAVNPLISLAGLSLPTLISGTIIASIVLNLPTIGPYLYDSLLNKDQYVAMTLLLFSALLLLIGNLLSDLALAWADPRIRFE, from the coding sequence ATGCTGAGTTACGCCCTGCGCCGCATTCTGGGCATGATTCCTACCCTGCTGCTGATCAGCGTGGTGTGCTTCATCGTCATTCAGCTGCAGCCCGGCAGCTTTCTGGACCAGTACCTGGAAGACCCGCGTGTCACCAAAGAGACCGTTGCCACCATCACCAGACAGCTGGGGCTGGATCAGCCGCTATGGGTGCAGTACCTGACCTGGATCAAGGGCATCGTCACCGAGGGCAATTTCGGCTACTCCTTTGCCAACGGGCGTCCGGTGGCCGAGCTGATCTGGGAAAGATTGGGCTGGACAGTGTTTCTTGCCGTATTGACCCTGATGGTCTCGTGGCTGATTGCCATTCCTCTGGGCATCTACACGGCACTCAACCGCTACGGTATTGGTGCGACGATCACTAATTTTCTGGGCTACATCAGCCTCGCCGTGCCTGATTTCCTGGTGGCGCTGCTCCTGATCGCCCTGGTGTTGAGCGCGGGCGGTACCAATGTGGGCGGGTTGTTCAGCCCGCAGTACATCGGTGAGCCGTGGAGCTGGGCCAAGGTTCTGGATCTTCTGAACCACCTCTGGATTCCCATGATCGCCATCGGTCTGGAGGGCGTCGCAGGCCTGATGCGGCAGATGCGCGCCTCCATGTTGGACGTAATCAACCAGGATTATGTGCGGACGGCGCGGGCCAAGGGGCTGGCCGGACGCGCGGTGCTGTGGCGGCACGCGGTCAGAAACGCAGTCAATCCCCTGATCAGCCTGGCTGGTCTGAGCCTGCCCACGCTGATCAGCGGCACCATCATCGCGTCCATCGTGCTGAACCTGCCCACCATCGGGCCGTACCTGTACGACAGCTTGCTGAACAAGGACCAGTACGTCGCCATGACGTTGCTTCTTTTCAGCGCCCTGTTGCTGCTGATCGGCAACCTGCTCTCGGATCTGGCACTGGCCTGGGCCGATCCGCGGATCCGGTTCGAATGA